The region TACTGGCGATTTTTTTAAATTACAACCAGGTGATTCTGCGTTGTTATGTTTGCCCGCAACCTACATAGCTGGAAAAATGATGCTAGTTCGTGCAATAGTACTAGGTTTAGAAATTGATAATGTAAAGCCTACAACCAATCCGATTTTTGATCCTGAAAAGCAGTATGATTTTTGTGCAATGATTCCTGCACAAGTTGAAAAAACATTACACAGAATTAATAATATAAAAATCCTTATTGTAGGAGGTGCTCCAGTATCTTATCAATTAAAAGTCAAGCTTCAAGATTTAAAAACTAAAGTTTTTGAAACCTATGGTATGACAGAAACCATTACACATATTGCTGTCAAACCATTAAATGCTTCTACTGTCTCCTCGAGCGCAGTCGAGAGGTCACACTTCCAAACCCTACCAAATATTACTATCTCACAAAATAAAAATGACTGTTTGGTTATTGAAGCACCACAATTAACAGCCTTTAAAATCGAAACTAATGATATTGTCAAGCTTCATTCCAAAACCAGTTTCCAGTGGTTGGGACGACTAGATAACGTTATCAATTCTGGAGGAGTCAAGTTGTTTCCGGAGCAAATAGAGGCAAAGCTTCAATCAACAATTAATTCGCGATTTTTTATTTCTTCAGAAAAAGATAACACCTTCGGGGAAGTTGCTATTTTAGTTATTGAAGCAGAAGGTAATACACTAAAACCAAACGTGTTTTCTAAGCTAACAGCTATAGAAACCCCTAAAAACGTGTATGCTATATCTCCATTTTCAGAAACATCTTCAGGAAAAATAGACAGAAATAAAACATTAGCACGACTTAAAAAGTAGAGTTTACTCATTCAAAAGTCTACTTCACTCAATATCAGTTTTATAATCTTTTATTTGGTTATAGGTTTGTTTTAAACTTTAAAACTAGCCATTATGAAACTTTTTAGATTATTCTTTTTCTTGATTTCAATTAACCTTATTGCACAAGAAGTACCAAGAATTAAATTGCAAGATTCCACATTTTTAGCATTAAAAGAATTAGACGTTAAAACAGAGGTTGTTGGTAATATTGCAACAACCACATATACTATGAAGTTTTTTAATGGAACAGATCGCGTATTGGAAGGCGAACTTGCTTTTCCGTTAGGACAAGGTCAATCTGTTACTAATTTTGCAATGGATGTTAATGGTAAAATGCGAGATGCTGTTATCGTAGAAAAAGAGCTAGGTCGAGTGGCTTACGAGTCTACAATACGTCAAACCATAGATCCAGGATTATTAGAAATTACAAAAGGTAATAATTATAAGGCTAGAGTATATCCAATTCCTGCTAATGATTATAAATTATTAAGCATAACTTTTGAGCAAGAAATGAATGCTAGCGATGGGAAACACGTCTATGAAATTCCGTTTAACTTTTCAGACCCACTAGATTTCAACTTAGATATTTTAGTATATAATACTAATCAGCAACCGGAAATTAAAAATAAGAATCCGTACAAATTAAAGTTTAAAAATAGTGACGGTGTTTTAAAGGCATCAGTAAATAAAAAAAATACTAAAGTCGACACATCGGTAGTTTTAGAGTTTCTAGTTGGTAATTCTGAAAGTGTAACCACCTACAACAACTATTTTAATGTGTATAAGTTATTTACTCCAAAAACAAGAATTAAGGAAAAGCCTAGTGACATCACTATATATTGGGATGCATCATACTCTATGAAGTTCAGAAATTTGGATGCAGAATTAAAACTTTTAGAATTGTATTTTGAATATTTAGATAATGTTAATGTCAATTTTGTAACCTTTAGTAACAAAATGTCTAAGTCTAAACAATTCAATATTAAAAATGGACATTGGAAAGCGCTTAAAAAGGATATTGAGTCAATAGTTTATGATGGAGGAACGTCTTATTTAGAATTAAAAAACGACACAAATAACGAAATCCTATTTTTTAGTGATGGTATGTTTAATTTAGGACAATTACAAGATACATTTAGAGGGCGATTATATGCTATTAACTCAGTTAAATCAGCTAATCATCAGTTTTTAGAATACACATCAAATCAAAATAATGGAAAATACATCAATTTAAATTTTACTAATCATGATCAGGCTTTACATGCATTAAAAACTGAAGCGTTTAAATTTTTAGGTATTAAAGATAACGACCTAATATCTGAGGTTTTCCCTTTGCCAAATACAACTATTACTAGTGATTTTTCAGTTTCAGGACAGTTTGAAAAAAACACAGATATACAATTAAATTTTGGATATGGAAATCAAGTCACAGAAAGTATTAAGATTACTTTAGAACAATCAAGTTTTAATAGCTTGGTTAAACGTTTGTGGGCAAAGAAAAAGCTTCAAGTATTAAATAATGATAAGGAGGTCAATAAAGATGAAATCATTAAACTTGCCAAAAAAAATCATCTTATTTCAGAGTTTACCTCACTAATCATTTTAGATAGGATTGAAGATTACGTGCGTTATAAAATAGAACCACCTGCAGAATTAAAAGCAGAATACAAACAACGTTTAGCAAATAGGGCATATGAAGACGAAGAGAGGTTTGAAAACATTCAAGATAGAAAAAATCAGCTTGTAGAAGATTATCAAGAATTAATAAAGTGGTATAACACTGTTTACCCAATAGTAACAGTTATTAGCGAACCAAAAAAAATAAACGATACTACAGTAACTGTAACAGAAACTAAAACTTGGGTTGTAGATACTTTACCAGAAATAACACCAACAGTTGCTCCAAATCTACCAACAGTTGCTCCAAGTCCACCAATAGTGAATACTCCAAAATCACAAACAAATTTAGATACTAACAAACGAATTGTATCTGGAGTCATTTCTGATGAAAACGGATTGCCACTTCCTGGTGCATATGTATTAATCAAAGGTACATCAAATGGTACTTCTACAGATTTTGACGGAAACTTTAGTATTAATGCTGAAGTAGGAGATGTTATTGAAGTAGGTTATATTGGGTATGGAACCAAAATAATAACTATTGGTGGCTCAAATAATATTAATTTTTCTCTAGAACCAGACAACAGTTTAGACGAAGTGGTAATTGTTGGTTACGGTACAACAACTACAAAAGCCTTTACAGGTGTAGCATCTACTGTTATTGCAGAAAATATTGAAGTAAAATCATTTACTAACGTAACTCAAGCATTAGCGGGTGAGGTTGCAGGTGTATCAGTTATTAATACTTCTGGACAACCAGGTTCTGTTAATACTGTACGTGTAAGAGGATATGGTTCCCCAATTGGTAATACCTCTCCTTTATATATTGTTGATGGAGTTCCAGTTAATGAATCAGAATTTAAAACTATAGCAACCGATGATATAAACAATATGACTATATTAAAAGATGCTTCCGCCACTTCTCTCTTTGGTAGTAGAGCTGCAAACGGAGTAATTGTTATCACTACTAAAGAAGGTTTAAATACTAATGCTGAGCAAATTCAAGAATTAGATAAAAAAATTAGAGAAGATATAAACTTTAAACCATGGTCGCCAGACAGCGATTACATTAAAATACTATTGGCACAGTCGACTATAAAAGATGCTTATAATAAATATTTAGAACTTAGAATTAAATATAGAAATACGCCATCTTTTTTTATAGATGTCGCAGAGTTTTTCGATTCTAAAAAGGATAAATCACTAGCTATTAAAGTGTTATCTAATTTAGCTGAAATAGATTTAGATAATCACGAAGTAATGCGAGCATTAGCTTATAAATTAGAATATTTTAAGCAATATGATTTAGCATTACACGTGTACAAAGAAGTATTAAAACTAAGACCAGAAGAACCACAATCTACTAGAGATTTAGCTTTGGCTTATGAAAACTTAGGTGACTACCAAAAGGCTTTTGATTTGCTTTATTCGATAGTTGAAGGACAATTAGTTGAAAAAGATTTAGATAAGCGTTTTTATGGCATCGAGCATCTAGCTTTTGTAGAAGCTGGACATCTATTGAATAAATATAGTAAAAGTTTAAATCTTACAGATGCCCAAAGACAACTCATTAAACCAATAGAAGTCGATTTACGTGTCGTTGCAGACTGGAATCATAATGATACAGATTTAGATTTGTGGGTAGACACTCCAGAAGAATATGCTATTAGCTATAAAAACAAAAGATCAGATTATGGAGATAGATTATCTGAAGACATGACTGAAGGGTATGGTCCAGAAGAGTTTATGATTAAAAAAGGACTAAAAGGTGACTACAATATTGAAGTCGATTATTTTGCTGACGAAGTCCAAAAAATATCAGGACCTACAACTTTAAAAATCACCATTTTTAAAAATTATGGTAGTAAAAACGAAACTAAAGAGGTGAGGATTTACAGATTAGACATTGAGAAAGATTTATTAGAAATAGGATCAATAAATTTTAAATAACAAGTTTTTGGTTGTTTACTAGTTATTTAAAATTAAAAAGGAACGTTTTATAACGTTCCTTTTTTTCCCTTTTAAATGTAATTTAGATTTTTAAAAATTCTACTCGTCTGTTATTAGCTTTCTCTTCTGGATTACTATTGGTGTTTAGTGGTTCACTTTCTCCTTTACCTAACGTGGATAACCGTGTTTCATTTATTCCTAGATTAATTAGTGCTTGTTTTACTGCTTCTGCACGTTGTTGCGAAAGACTTAAATTACTTTCTGTGGTCCCATCACTATCTGTATGACCAATAATTTGAAAACTCCAATCTGGATTCTCAGTCATTACTTCTGCTATTTTATTGATAACACCCATTGATTGTGGTTGCATGTCTGCTTTACCAGAATCAAATAATATACCATTGGTAACATATTTTCCTTCAGAAGAAATGCGTTTGTACATTTGTCCTCCTCCATGTGCAATACGTATATTTTTTATTGGAGCATTAAGTTTTTGTTTATTATTAGAGTACCCTCTAAACTGAATAGCTACAACATCAGGCACTACATAAAATTTTGGTAAATTGGATATACGCTTTTCATCATAATACAATTTAAATTTTCCTTTATTGTAAGACATTGCTATATGATGCCAAGCATTCATTTTTCCTAGAGACACCTTTTCTAATGCAAAGCTACTATTAGAGGCATGTCCAGTAGTATTTTTACCATTGCTAAGCATTAATCTAACATCATTGCTAGAAGAATATTTTAACTTTTTTGAGTCAAATATGATTTCTATTTCTGTCCAAAAGTTACTGGCATCAGCACTTTCGACATAAACATCAAATTCAATAGTAAATTCATCTCCTAAATAGTTTGGATTATTAAATAAAGGTGTAATCCTGTTATTATATTCTGCTGTACCTATTATTACTTTTTCACCATTAAATCGTGCAATTTCTGCACCACCTTTAACCAAATCCCATCGTGAAGGAAACTCGCCAACTTCTTCATATCTTAAATCATCATAAAAAATAACTTTTTCGCCAGGAATAAATTTGTAATTACGCCAAATCTCAGGAGTTTTTTGCTCTGAGGAATTATGATTTGGCGATTCTTTTTTATTTTCAGGTTCAGGAGCGTCTTCTTTTCTTTGTTGTTCCTCTTCTTGTTCTTCAGGTATTTTTTCGTCTTTTTTTTCTTCTAATATATCATCGATTTTTTCATCAGCTTTTTGCTCAATCTTTCTTTCAGCTTTTTTTTGAATTTTTTTCCAAATTTGAGCTTCGACAGATTGAAATGAAAAAACTAAAAAGCAAATCGATAAAATTGTAGTTAAGTATTTCATTTTTAACGGATTAATTGTATCTCTAAAATACAAAAAAACGTTTTAAAATTGTTTCAATACCTAAATAAAAGTTTAAACCTGTAAAACTCCCATGTTAAAAGATTTTTCAATAGGAGCGTGGTTTGCAGCTTCAATACCCATACTAATCCATGTTCTGGTGTCTAATGGGTCAATAACAGCATCTGTCCAAATACGGGAAGCCGCATAATAAGGTGATACTTGATTGTCATATCTAGCTTTAATTTTATTGAATAATTCGTCTTCCTTGTCCTTGGTAATGGTTTCGCCTTTCTTTTTTAAAGAAGCAGTTTCAATTTGTAATAGTACTTTTGCAGCACTATTACCACTCATTACAGCTAATTCTGCACTTGGCCAAGCAGCAATTAGTCTAGGATCATAAGCTTTCCCACACATTGCGTAATTACCAGCTCCATAACTATTACCTAAGATAATGGTGAATTTTGGTACCACACTATTACTCACAGCATTCACCATTTTTGCACCATCTTTAATAATTCCAGAATGTTCACTTTTACTACCTACCATAAAACCGGTAACGTCTTGTAAAAACACTAACGGAATCTTTTTCTGGTTACAATTAGCAATAAAGCGTGTGGCTTTATCTGCACTATCATTATAGATAACACCTCCAAATTGCATTTCACCTTTTTTGGTTTTCACTAATGTACGTTGGTTGGCAACAATACCTACAGCCCAACCATCTATTCTGGCATAAGCGGTAATAATGGTTTTTCCGTAACCTTCTTTATATTCATCAAATTCAGATCCATCAACTAAACGTTTGATAATCTCTTTCATGTCATACTGATCTGCTCTAGATTTAGGTAGTATTCCGTAGATATCTTCTGGATTATCTTTTGGTTTTTTACTGTCAGCTCGATTAAAACCGGCTTTGTCATAATCGCCAATTTTATCCACGATGCGCTTAATTTTATTTAGTGCATCTTTATCGTCTTTGGCTTTATAATCGGTTACTCCACTAATTTCGCAATGTGTTGTAGCACCACCCAAAGTTTCGTTATCTATCGTTTCTCCAATAGCAGCTTTAACTAAATAACTTCCAGCAAGGAAGATACTTCCGGTTTTATCAACTATTAATGCTTCGTCACTCATAATTGGTAAATAGGCTCCACCTGCAACACAACTACCCATAACTGCAGCAATTTGGGTAATTCCCATACTACTCATTACCGCATTGTTTCTAAAAATGCGACCAAAATGTTCTTTATCAGGAAATATTTCATCCTGCATTGGTAAATAGACTCCTGCAGAATCCACAAGATATATAATTGGTAATCTGTTCTCTATTGCAATTTCTTGAGCACGTAAATTCTTTTTTCCTGTAATTGGGAACCATGCTCCAGCTTTTACTGTTGCATCATTAGCTACGACAATACATTGTTTTCCTTTGATGTAACCCATTTTAACAACAACACCTCCAGAAGGACAACCACCATGCTCTTCATACATACCATCGCCTGCAAAAGCACCAATTTCTATACTTTTCTTTTTTGAATCTAGAAGATAGTTTATACGTTCTCTAGCAGTCATTTTTCCTTGTCCGTGTAACTTTTCAATACGTTTTTCTCCGCCACCAAGTTTTACTTTGGCTAATCTAGATTTAAGTTCAGAAAGGAGTAGTTTATTATGATCTTCGTTTTTATTGAAGTTAATATCCATTGTTAGAATTTTGTTTGACGTAAAAATACAAAAGATAATAGTCTAATGAAACATCTATTTAATTACTATTTTTTATTTTGAAAAAAAGACTTGTAAGTATCGATTTAATTGAAAATTATTATATTTAGATACATTAAATTTAAATTAACCTACTATGTATTCACTTAAACAGAAATTTACCCTATTGTTATTTCTGCTCTTTTCTGTTCAATTAACTATTGCACAAGAAGATCAATTACTACCCAAAGGATTATCAGCTAAAGAAAGATCCTTAGTTTCTCATTTTCAATTTAAAAGTTCAAGCTCTACTGCTGCACCTTCAGGACCTGTAAGGGCTGCTGCCGAATGGGAAGAAGTAGAATATTTAGTTATTAGATGGACTTCTAATTACCAAAACATATTACGTCAGATTGTTGAAGTAGGTGTAACAGAATGTAAGGTGATAATTGTAACTCAAAACCAGACTTTGGTATCTAATTATTTATCCTCAAACGGAATAGATTTAACTAACGTTTCTTTTTTAAATGCAGCTTCAAATAGCATTTGGATTCGGGATTATGCAGGTAACACCATTTACAGCAATGATGTTGGTCAGCGTGCTTTGGTAGATTGGATTTACAATCGTCCAAGACCAGATGATGATGTTGTTCCTTCAGGACATGCTAGCATGTTAAGTTTACCAATTTATATAACAGATTCTGGGACTAATGATTTAGTAAATACAGGAGGAAATTACATGTCTGATGGTTTAGGAAATGCATTTGCTTCTGAATTGATTTTAGAGGAAAATGAGTTAGGTAACCCATATAACGTTAGTGCTAAAACAGAAATAGATATTGATAATATCATGTTTAATTACATGGGCATTGATAATTATATTAAAATGCCAACATTGCCTTATGACGGTATACATCATATAGACATGCACATGAAACTACTGGATGAAGAGACTTTACTGGTTAGTAAATATCCTGCAGGAGTTGCAGATGGACCACAAATAGAGGCTAATATTCAATATGTTTTGAATAATTTTCAATCGCCTTTCGGGACACCTTATAAAGTAGAATGGATTGATGCACCACCAAGCACAAGTGGATTATATCCAGATAATGGAGGTTATTATCGTACCTATAGTAATTCATTAATATTAAATAAATCCATTCTTGTTCCAACATATAGACCATCTGTAGATGGACCAGCTCTAGCCAAGTATCAAGAGCTAATGCCAGGTTATAATGTTGTTGGGATTGATGTTGACAATTCTGGTGAAAACCTAATTGCTTCCAGTGGAGCAATCCATTGTATTACACATACTATTGGAGTTTCAGAACCTTTATGGATTGTACATCAACCAGTAAATTTAGTAAATGCTGGTACCAATATAACCATTGATGCAATGGTTAAACACGTTTCTGGAATCTCTAGTGCCAAAGTGTTTTGGAGAGAAGAAGGCACAACAACGTTTAATGAAACAAATATGTCATTAGTTAGTGGCGACAATTGGACTGCAAATTTACCATTAGCTGCAAGTGCAACTAATATAGATTATTATATTTCAGCCCAAGCAGTATCTGGAAAAGTGTTAACTAGACCTTTAGTAGCACCTTCTGGGTATTGGACTACAGAAGTCAATACGTTGTCTGCAGAAGAATGGGCAGAAAACAACATCTCTTTGCCTTATCCAAATCCTACAAGAAGTAATGTAACCTTTAATTTAAATAATATTAGTGGAGAAATTGATGTCACTATTTTTAACAGCTTAGGGCAAAGATTGTATTATAACACAATAGTATCTGGTAATGGTGTGATTAATCTAGAGTTGAATGATGATTGGCAAGGTATGCTTCATATTATTTTCGAAGGTGAATTTGGTACAATCAACCGTAAAATCATTAAAATTTAAATAACTTTTTTCAACCTAAAAAGCACCTTAAAATAAGGTGTTTTTTTGTTTCATATTTAATATAAAACAAGGAATTAGTTTCCTTGTAAAATAAATACATTTTTTGTATCTTTGTAAAAAGTAAATATTATGAAAAAAATTATCGCATTTGGAGCAAGTAATAGCTCATCATCTATAAACAAACAATTAGCAACTTACGCATCAACTTTAGTAGAGAATGTTGAAACAGAAGTATTAGATCTAAACGATTTTGATGTGCCAACGTATAGCATAGATATCGAAAAACAATCAGGTATACCAGATAAAGCCCAACAATTTTTTGATAGAATTGGTGCATCAGATGGTGTAATTATATCCTTAGCAGAACATAATGGCGCTTACACAGCAGCATTTAAAAGCTTGTTTGATTGGATGTCAAGAATTGATGTCAAATTATTTCAAGAAAAACCAATGTTATTAATGAGTACCGCTCCTGGACCTAGAGGTGGACTGTCGGTTTTTGAAATGGCAGAAGGTAGGTTTCCTAGGCATGATGCTACAATAGTAGCTAAGTTTAGATTGCCTTCTTTTAACGATAATTTTAAGGACGGAAAAATATCTAACCCAGAATTAAACGATATGCTAAAAGAAGCAATAACCATTTTTAACGACAGTATTAAATAATTAAAATTTATGGTCATGGGAAATTTTGCCAAAGACATTAATTCTAAATTTGAAAATAACAGAATAAAAGCTATGCTTAATATTTTGTACACAGCAAATTACATTTCTAGTTTTCAAAATGAGTTTTTTAAACAATTCGGGTTATCTCCTCAACAGTATAATATTCTCAGAATTTTAAGAGGTGCAAAAAAGCCTATTAAAGTACAGACCATTAAAGACAGAATGGTAGAACGCGCGCCAAATTTAACACGTTTAACAGATAAATTGTGTGATAAAAATTTGATTGTTCGTATTCCATTTCCAGAGGATAGACGCGTGGTGTTAATAGAAATAACAAAGACAGGATTAGAGTTGTTAGACAAGATAAAACCCACAAATCCTACACATAATCTGTTAGACAATTTAACGGAAGAAGAAGCAGGTCAATTAAGTGATTTGCTAGATAAAATGAGATGATTTAAAAAAAGAAAGAAAGGAAAAAAATAATGAAAACAATAGTACACAAAGCAACAGATCGTGGATATGCTAATCATGGTTGGTTACAAGCTAATCATAGTTTTAGCTTTGCACAGTTTTATAATCCAGATAAAATACAATTTGGAGCTTTACGAGTTTTAAACGATGACGTTATAGCGCCTAGTATGGGATTTAGCACACATCCTCATGATAATATGGAAATTATAACCATACCTTTAAAAGGGACGCTTAAGCACAAGGATTCTATGGGTAATAAATGGCAAACCATAGAAGCAGGTGAAGTACAAGTTATGAGTGCTGGTAGCGGTTTAATGCATTCAGAAATGAATGCAAAAACGGATGAGTATTTGAGCTTATTTCAAATTTGGATTTTACCAAATAAGCAAAATGTAGAACCACGATATGATCAACAGTTTTTTAAAGCTCAAGACCGTAAAGGACAATTACAAACCTTAGTGACATCAATAGACAATCAAGCGGAAGGTTTGAAAATTCACCAAGATGCTAAAATATCTAGAATAGATTTAGATGAAGGCACTTCATTTACTTATCAATCTTTAAGTAAAAAGCATGGGACTTATGTTATGAATATTACAGGTGAAGTTTCAGTTGAAAATAACGTATTAGAGTCTCGTGATGCTATAGGAGTTTCAAATACTACAGATTTTTCAATACAATCTAAAACTCCTTCACAGTTATTATTTATTGAAGTTCCGATGTAAACTTACAACTTGAATTATATTAAAAAAGCATCCTAATTAGGATGCTTTTTTTGTTAAAATACACGATATTTGTATTTCACATTTTATTAAAATAGGATTATGGCAATGAATAAAAACACAGTGTTAGCTTGGGCTACCACAATTATGGTAATAGTAGGATTAGGCTTAATAGCATTAGGTGCTTTTAGGTACGATGATGTTGCAGGATGGGGTTTTGCAGCTGTAGGTATTGGTTTTTTTGCTATTGCTTGGGTGTTTAATGCATTGAAAGGAAGGGTTTAAAAACCAAATAACAGGTGGCTTAAAACGTAAAGTTTTAAGCCATTTACATTTTAGACATAAAAACATTAAAAATTAAAAGTTAGAGTATAGTTATGAGCGATGATAAAAAAGTAATATTCTCAATGTCTGGGTTGACTAAAACGTTTCCTAGTGCACAAACTCCTGTACTTAAAAATATATATTTAAGTTTCTTTTATGGAGCTAAAATCGGAATCTTAGGTCTTAATGGTTCTGGTAAATCGACACTATTAAAAATAATAGCAGGTGTTGATAAAAACTATCAAGGTGATGTTGTGTTTTCTCCAGGATATACGGTCGGCTACTTAGAACAAGATCCACAATTGGATAATGATAAAACGGTTATGGAAATTGTACGTGAAGGTGCAGCAGAAACTGTTGCAATCCTTGACGAATATAATAGTATTAATGATCAATTTGGTTTAGAAGAAGTCTATAGCAATCCAGACAAAATGGAAAAGCTAATGAATCGTCAAGCTGAGCTACAAGATCAAATTGATGCTGCTAACGCATGGGAGTTAGATACCAAACTAGAAATAGCAATGGACGCCTTACGTACACCAGATGGCGACAAAAAAATAGGAGTATTATCTGGAGGAGAACGACGTCGTGTGGCTTTATGTCGCTTATTATTACAAGAACCAGATGTGTTATTGTTAGATGAGCCAACCAACCACTTAGATGCAGAGTCTGTACATTGGTTAGAGCATCATTTAGCTCAATATAAAGGAACGGTTATAGCTGTAACGCACGATAGATACTTTTTAGATAATGTCGCAGGTTGGATTTTAGAATTAGATAGAGGTGAAGGTATTCCATGGAAAGGGAATTACTCATCTTGGTTGGACCAAAAATCTAAACGATTAGCTCAAGAAAGTAAAACAGCTTCTAAACGTCAAAAAACATTAGAACGAGAATTGGAATGGGTGCGTCAAGGTGCGAAAGGACGACAAACAAAGCAGAAAGCACGTTTGAAGAACTATGACAAGTTAATGAGTCAAGATCAAAAGCAATTAGATGAAAAACTTGAAATATACATCCCAAATGGACCAAGATTAGGGACTAACGTTATTGAAGCTATTGGAGTTAGTAAAGCTTACGATGATAAATTATTATACGAAGATTTAAACTTCAACTTGCCACAAGCTGGAATTGTTGGTGTTATTGGTCCAAATGGAGCTGGTAAAACTACCATTTTCAGAATGATAATGGGAGAAGAAACACCTGATAAAGGCGAATTTAAGATTGGAGAAACCGCTAAAGTCGCTTATGTCGATCAAGCACACTCTAACATAGATCCTGAAAAATCGATTTGGCAAAACTTTAGTGACGAGCAAGAATTGGTATTAATGGGAGGAAAAGAAGTAAATTCTAGAGCCTATTTAAGTCGATTTAACTTTTCTGGTAGCGAACAAAATAAGAAAGTAAAATTACTATCTGGAGGAGAGCGTAACCGTTTACATCTAGCAATGACGCTTAAAGAAGAAGGTAATGTATTACTTTTAGATGAACCTACTAATGATTTAGATGTCAACACATTACGTGCATTAGAAGAAGGTCTAGAAAACTTTGCTGGATGTGCAGTAGTAATCTCTCACGACAGATGGTTTTTAGATAGAATTTGTACACATATTTTAGCGTT is a window of Olleya sp. YS DNA encoding:
- a CDS encoding carboxyl transferase domain-containing protein is translated as MDINFNKNEDHNKLLLSELKSRLAKVKLGGGEKRIEKLHGQGKMTARERINYLLDSKKKSIEIGAFAGDGMYEEHGGCPSGGVVVKMGYIKGKQCIVVANDATVKAGAWFPITGKKNLRAQEIAIENRLPIIYLVDSAGVYLPMQDEIFPDKEHFGRIFRNNAVMSSMGITQIAAVMGSCVAGGAYLPIMSDEALIVDKTGSIFLAGSYLVKAAIGETIDNETLGGATTHCEISGVTDYKAKDDKDALNKIKRIVDKIGDYDKAGFNRADSKKPKDNPEDIYGILPKSRADQYDMKEIIKRLVDGSEFDEYKEGYGKTIITAYARIDGWAVGIVANQRTLVKTKKGEMQFGGVIYNDSADKATRFIANCNQKKIPLVFLQDVTGFMVGSKSEHSGIIKDGAKMVNAVSNSVVPKFTIILGNSYGAGNYAMCGKAYDPRLIAAWPSAELAVMSGNSAAKVLLQIETASLKKKGETITKDKEDELFNKIKARYDNQVSPYYAASRIWTDAVIDPLDTRTWISMGIEAANHAPIEKSFNMGVLQV
- a CDS encoding AMP-binding protein; the protein is MTPTFDKVHNRFKLNGNYFSFEDLKEVAYSLVKEGEPFEKDLGNFLLDWLDDKDSILVKTSGSTGQPKTIALSKQAMVNSAIATGDFFKLQPGDSALLCLPATYIAGKMMLVRAIVLGLEIDNVKPTTNPIFDPEKQYDFCAMIPAQVEKTLHRINNIKILIVGGAPVSYQLKVKLQDLKTKVFETYGMTETITHIAVKPLNASTVSSSAVERSHFQTLPNITISQNKNDCLVIEAPQLTAFKIETNDIVKLHSKTSFQWLGRLDNVINSGGVKLFPEQIEAKLQSTINSRFFISSEKDNTFGEVAILVIEAEGNTLKPNVFSKLTAIETPKNVYAISPFSETSSGKIDRNKTLARLKK
- a CDS encoding OmpA family protein yields the protein MKYLTTILSICFLVFSFQSVEAQIWKKIQKKAERKIEQKADEKIDDILEEKKDEKIPEEQEEEQQRKEDAPEPENKKESPNHNSSEQKTPEIWRNYKFIPGEKVIFYDDLRYEEVGEFPSRWDLVKGGAEIARFNGEKVIIGTAEYNNRITPLFNNPNYLGDEFTIEFDVYVESADASNFWTEIEIIFDSKKLKYSSSNDVRLMLSNGKNTTGHASNSSFALEKVSLGKMNAWHHIAMSYNKGKFKLYYDEKRISNLPKFYVVPDVVAIQFRGYSNNKQKLNAPIKNIRIAHGGGQMYKRISSEGKYVTNGILFDSGKADMQPQSMGVINKIAEVMTENPDWSFQIIGHTDSDGTTESNLSLSQQRAEAVKQALINLGINETRLSTLGKGESEPLNTNSNPEEKANNRRVEFLKI
- a CDS encoding VIT domain-containing protein, encoding MKLFRLFFFLISINLIAQEVPRIKLQDSTFLALKELDVKTEVVGNIATTTYTMKFFNGTDRVLEGELAFPLGQGQSVTNFAMDVNGKMRDAVIVEKELGRVAYESTIRQTIDPGLLEITKGNNYKARVYPIPANDYKLLSITFEQEMNASDGKHVYEIPFNFSDPLDFNLDILVYNTNQQPEIKNKNPYKLKFKNSDGVLKASVNKKNTKVDTSVVLEFLVGNSESVTTYNNYFNVYKLFTPKTRIKEKPSDITIYWDASYSMKFRNLDAELKLLELYFEYLDNVNVNFVTFSNKMSKSKQFNIKNGHWKALKKDIESIVYDGGTSYLELKNDTNNEILFFSDGMFNLGQLQDTFRGRLYAINSVKSANHQFLEYTSNQNNGKYINLNFTNHDQALHALKTEAFKFLGIKDNDLISEVFPLPNTTITSDFSVSGQFEKNTDIQLNFGYGNQVTESIKITLEQSSFNSLVKRLWAKKKLQVLNNDKEVNKDEIIKLAKKNHLISEFTSLIILDRIEDYVRYKIEPPAELKAEYKQRLANRAYEDEERFENIQDRKNQLVEDYQELIKWYNTVYPIVTVISEPKKINDTTVTVTETKTWVVDTLPEITPTVAPNLPTVAPSPPIVNTPKSQTNLDTNKRIVSGVISDENGLPLPGAYVLIKGTSNGTSTDFDGNFSINAEVGDVIEVGYIGYGTKIITIGGSNNINFSLEPDNSLDEVVIVGYGTTTTKAFTGVASTVIAENIEVKSFTNVTQALAGEVAGVSVINTSGQPGSVNTVRVRGYGSPIGNTSPLYIVDGVPVNESEFKTIATDDINNMTILKDASATSLFGSRAANGVIVITTKEGLNTNAEQIQELDKKIREDINFKPWSPDSDYIKILLAQSTIKDAYNKYLELRIKYRNTPSFFIDVAEFFDSKKDKSLAIKVLSNLAEIDLDNHEVMRALAYKLEYFKQYDLALHVYKEVLKLRPEEPQSTRDLALAYENLGDYQKAFDLLYSIVEGQLVEKDLDKRFYGIEHLAFVEAGHLLNKYSKSLNLTDAQRQLIKPIEVDLRVVADWNHNDTDLDLWVDTPEEYAISYKNKRSDYGDRLSEDMTEGYGPEEFMIKKGLKGDYNIEVDYFADEVQKISGPTTLKITIFKNYGSKNETKEVRIYRLDIEKDLLEIGSINFK